The Macrobrachium rosenbergii isolate ZJJX-2024 chromosome 56, ASM4041242v1, whole genome shotgun sequence genome includes a region encoding these proteins:
- the LOC136836586 gene encoding uncharacterized protein → MPPLKSVERLEKLCSWSIANHLFSVFSSWYTAENGCHFVNDLTSIESDEVIEPLQRRGSQLMDYDCEDSSGCEEYEAWYLDHMTHGDHDKSSPSLLTPVPKRCLSVNAVTRWLAREVRDFLLCSLAPRFHEDILATVINVIANRTEIPRPKDKTRIFEEDLEFIRKLGFLLSISLQSLLNKGVTTLDFSHISHLVKKWKLVLWGDAVICLCDGGENFENSYFDIFGYAIDASLTGLKTLRQIKLPHFVHNSFVRKIAYLCPNLEVLILRCSADCANPEHNVPVVTNIDVLYGGSVVLPNGQHRVIPGCKDLVTLALPEGVETLDVTNDAIEMLAYMPNLEHLVGAPMIYVTEEFEDIFETLPGLQKLTNFHHGVYDKKNWPSFVYEESLQEPNPDYLSRVFSQVTEVGIYAPTEVTENVLKSFSKAKNITIFTDDFEVHGRYLRNLTTLDINVGYQEEWPILTALSESCPNLEQLTLRSFSLQMSGGVDQKPQFPFMHTLKFHGQNVLQSDALFTVLYGCPHLTSLVLSMITDEHGDTQLNDNILIQAVPMMSNLQKFVYKVQSALRTMDGIPSCVTMKSCDALLSACPQLTYLGQLETWKVTKAEIQMLQEKARKNNWDLEIV, encoded by the coding sequence ATGCCTCCCTTGAAGTCAGTTGAGCGTTTGGAGAAACTGTGCAGTTGGTCCATTGCCAATCATCTGTTTAGTGTATTCTCTTCATGGTACACAGCCGAAAATGGTTGTCACTTTGTAAATGATCTGACCTCCATTGAAAGTGATGAAGTGATCGAGCCATTACAGAGAAGAGGTAGTCAGCTTATGGACTATGACTGTGAGGACTCAAGTGGCTGTGAGGAATATGAGGCTTGGTATCTCGACCACATGACACATGGTGACCATGACAAATCTTCCCCAAGTTTGTTGACCCCCGTACCCAAGCGCTGTCTCTCGGTCAATGCAGTCACTCGTTGGCTGGCTAGAGAAGTTCGAGACTTTCTCCTATGTTCTTTAGCTCCAAGATTCCATGAGGACATACTAGCAACTGTGATTAACGTTATTGCTAACAGGACCGAGATCCCAAGACCTAAAGATAAAACCCGCATTTTTGAGGAGGATTTGGAGTTTATCAGGAAATTAGGGTTCTTGCTGAGCATATCATTACAAAGCCTCCTCAACAAAGGGGTCACCACTTTGGATTTCTCTCATATCTCCCACCTGGTGAAGAAGTGGAAGTTAGTCTTGTGGGGTGATGCCGTTATTTGCTTGTGTGATGGAGgtgaaaactttgaaaattcgtattttgatatttttggatACGCAATAGACGCTTCGCTAACGGGACTGAAAACACTCAGGCAGATCAAATTACCCCATTTTGTTCATAACAGTTTTGTGAGGAAAATTGCGTATTTGTGTCCCAACCTCGAAGTCTTGATTCTGCGTTGCTCAGCCGACTGTGCCAATCCCGAGCATAATGTCCCAGTCGTTACGAATATAGATGTCCTTTATGGTGGATCGGTTGTCCTACCAAATGGGCAGCATCGTGTGATCCCAGGCTGTAAAGATTTAGTGACCTTAGCATTGCCAGAAGGTGTTGAAACATTGGATGTGACTAATGATGCCATTGAAATGTTAGCTTATATGCCAAATCTTGAACATCTTGTGGGGGCTCCAATGATTTACGTGACTGAGGAGTTTGAGGATATATTCGAAACTCTTCCCGGGCTACAGAAACTGACAAACTTCCATCACGGTGTTTATGACAAGAAAAACTGGCCGTCTTTTGTGTACGAGGAAAGTCTTCAGGAACCCAACCCTGATTATTTGTCCAGGGTGTTCTCCCAAGTCACTGAAGTGGGCATCTATGCGCCAACTGAGGTGACGGAAAATGTCCTGAAAAGTTTCTCAAAAGCAAAGAATATCACCATTTTTACAGATGACTTTGAAGTGCATGGAAGATACTTGAGGAATTTAACTACTCTGGACATCAACGTTGGCTACCAGGAGGAATGGCCGATACTTACAGCTCTCTCTGAGTCTTGCCCAAACTTGGAGCAGCTGACGCTGCGATCGTTCTCTTTGCAGATGAGTGGAGGTGTCGATCAGAAACCTCAGTTTCCCTTCATGCACACACTAAAATTTCACGGTCAGAATGTGTTACAAAGCGATGCTCTCTTCACAGTCCTGTATGGATGTCCCCATCTCACATCGTTGGTGCTGTCTATGATAACTGACGAACATGGAGACACGCAGTTAAATGACAACATTTTGATTCAGGCAGTGCCAATGATGAGTAACTTGCAGAAATTTGTTTACAAGGTGCAAAGTGCTTTGAGGACGATGGATGGAATTCCATCTTGCGTTACCATGAAGTCATGCGATGCTCTGCTAAGTGCCTGCCCACAATTGACATACCTTGGACAGCTAGAAACCTGGAAAGTGACAAAGGCCGAAATACAAATGCTGCAGGAAAAGGCGAGGAAAAATAACTGGGACCTCGAGATTGTATGA